ATCAGTCGTTAATCATAAAAAAAGCCGTTAACTATAAAACAAACCGTCAAATCAGTCACAATCGCTGAGAAAATAATAAGGCCTAAATCCTCATAATGATTTAGGCCTTTTTGTTTATTCGTTTTGCACTATTTCGTTGAAGAGTGCATCAACTGAGATTAGAAGTCGTAACGGATACCCGCTTGAACTTGGTCATCTTGATCATCAATCATTTCAAATTTGTATCCAGCGTAAGTGCGTAGGTTCTTGTTGAACTTGTACACGGCTTCAACGGCTACGTTATCAACGGCATCATCTTCACCGTCGTTTGTTGTGGCGTAGTTATACACACCAACGAATGTCCACTGGTCGAGCTTATATTGTGCTGAGAATTCTAGACCATCGTTATCACCAACAGTGTCATCATCGCTTGATGTCCACTCATATAAGGCACCGAAAGTGAAGTTTGAAATCGCGTATTGCGCACCCACATCAACTTGGTTTACATCCACATTATCTTGTTTACCACCAGCGTAACCCACCGCTAGGTCTAAACCAAAATCAAGAGAATATTTACCAGCAATAGCATATTGATCTGAATCGGCATCTTCGCCTGCAAGGTAGTTGGCACCGACTGTTAGGCCACCAAATGCACCTGAGTAGGCAAAGTTGTTTTCTTGTTTGTCTGCGCCTGCACGAACGATATCATTCATAGCTCCATCAGCATCAGCACCAAATGTTGCCATGGTATCGGTGAAATCGGTGATCATCACTAAAGCAGTATCTTGCTTACCATAAGAAAAATCACCGATTTTAGTGCCGATACCACCGAATAGATAACGAGTTTTAATATCTGTGCTATCACTTACTTCGTTTTCGTATTTACCAAACCCCGTTAGGCTATCAGTAATTTTAGTGTCACCTGAAATGCTGAGACGCGCACGACTTTTATCGTCAAAAGCACTATCAGTTTTCTCACCACTGTCATCATATTTTTCATTATTATCAGAAATATTGAAACGTGCTTCGGCACGGCCACCAATTTTTAGCTCAGAAGAGTCATCTTTATAGACTGTTGCTGCCAGAGAAGATGTCGATACCATTGCGGCTAAAATGGATGTCGCGATAACTGCTTTTTTCATTGTTTAAATCCTATTATTTTAAATTAGAGACTTACGTGTCTTCTTGGTGTTGGAAGTACTCTAGGATAGAAATATGAAAAATAAGTGTCTGTTGTGTGACGTTTTAGTTAATGAAGATTGTTGCTTAAAAAGTGTGATATAAGTCACTTAAAATTATATCAATATGCTAATGAAATGCTCAGAAAGTGCGTAGGAAAAAGGCTGGGAACAAGGTTAAAATTTTCGATAAATAGTTATTCTACAATTAACTTCTTTTATAAACGAAAAGCGCCAATAGGGGCTATTGACGCTTTCAAGCGGTATGATTAATCAATAATGTAGTGGTGACTAACTATGCTGAGCAAGAAACGCTTCTTTACGTGCATTAAAGCGGTAGACTAAATCATCAACGTCTTCTTGAACGTATGGACGTAATCCGCTCGCGACCATTTTCTTCACACCTTTACCGACGACTTCGCCATCTTCTTTAAAGTCAAAGTTGAGCGTCACCACACCACGTTTACCCGTAATATCAAATGTCGCTCCTGTAAACGCTACTTCTGGGTGGGTCAGGTTCATACGGCAAAACTCGATATCCATGCTTTCATAAATAACCAGAGGACGTTGAGTATTGATCATCATTTGTTTCTCTTGCATGAGAGGAACCATGATGTGAGGGAAGTTCATACCTGAAAATTGAACATAATTGGTGACGACGTGTTCAATGAAGTTTTGGTCTTGATTCACTTCACCTTCATGTTGCATGTGTA
This Vibrio aphrogenes DNA region includes the following protein-coding sequences:
- a CDS encoding porin, with the protein product MKKAVIATSILAAMVSTSSLAATVYKDDSSELKIGGRAEARFNISDNNEKYDDSGEKTDSAFDDKSRARLSISGDTKITDSLTGFGKYENEVSDSTDIKTRYLFGGIGTKIGDFSYGKQDTALVMITDFTDTMATFGADADGAMNDIVRAGADKQENNFAYSGAFGGLTVGANYLAGEDADSDQYAIAGKYSLDFGLDLAVGYAGGKQDNVDVNQVDVGAQYAISNFTFGALYEWTSSDDDTVGDNDGLEFSAQYKLDQWTFVGVYNYATTNDGEDDAVDNVAVEAVYKFNKNLRTYAGYKFEMIDDQDDQVQAGIRYDF
- a CDS encoding DUF3581 family protein, which encodes MFLSSYYSSQDNAFQFTRQQASHFAKKVAKDFNHIHDEDSKRFCVPGDLLFAVLLQQEGISQKMSFRFSGMVSEGISLSIEEKDSHNSAVIDENGKEYLHMQHEGEVNQDQNFIEHVVTNYVQFSGMNFPHIMVPLMQEKQMMINTQRPLVIYESMDIEFCRMNLTHPEVAFTGATFDITGKRGVVTLNFDFKEDGEVVGKGVKKMVASGLRPYVQEDVDDLVYRFNARKEAFLAQHS